The following are encoded together in the Vibrio splendidus genome:
- a CDS encoding CBS domain-containing protein, with amino-acid sequence MIKVEDMMTRNPHTLLRSHSLADAKHMMEALDIRHIPVVDSDRQLLGVVTQRDVLAAQESSLQNIPQAQSFTLATPLNDIMHKSVMSVEPRAGLKESAIYMQKHKVGCLPVVENHELVGIITDSDFVTIAINLLELQEEVEPEEAEVE; translated from the coding sequence ATGATCAAGGTTGAAGATATGATGACTCGCAACCCTCATACCCTATTGCGCTCACACTCACTGGCCGATGCTAAGCACATGATGGAAGCGCTTGATATCCGCCATATTCCGGTCGTTGATTCCGACAGGCAACTACTTGGCGTCGTCACACAGCGAGACGTTCTAGCCGCTCAAGAATCCAGCCTACAAAACATCCCACAAGCTCAATCTTTTACTCTTGCTACTCCCCTCAACGACATCATGCACAAAAGTGTTATGTCAGTAGAGCCGCGTGCTGGATTAAAAGAATCGGCTATCTATATGCAGAAGCACAAAGTGGGCTGTTTACCTGTCGTAGAAAATCACGAACTAGTAGGCATTATTACAGACAGCGACTTTGTCACGATAGCGATTAACTTATTAGAGCTACAGGAAGAAGTCGAGCCAGAAGAAGCGGAAGTAGAGTGA
- a CDS encoding copper homeostasis protein CutC, translated as MNTEIEVCIDNLESLHNALSGGANRIELCSSLALGGLTPSLGMMKQAAKISSVPVYAMIRPRQGDFIFDDDDMLCMLEDIEACASSGLDGVVLGVLASNGSIDMPKMQQLADKAHSLKLGITFHRAIDQSSDYQTALEQVITLGCERILTSGLAVNVEQGINVLADMVKQADGRIDIMAGAGVNATNAKMIQSTTQVPALHLSGKSTRPSLMESNSSAQMGSDDIDDYQIPVTDASKISSVRAALIA; from the coding sequence ATGAACACCGAAATTGAAGTCTGTATCGATAACTTAGAATCTCTACATAACGCACTATCTGGTGGCGCGAATCGAATTGAGCTTTGCTCTTCATTGGCACTTGGCGGGTTAACTCCAAGCTTGGGAATGATGAAGCAAGCCGCAAAAATTTCGTCTGTTCCTGTCTACGCGATGATACGACCAAGACAAGGCGACTTCATTTTCGATGATGACGATATGCTCTGTATGCTTGAAGATATTGAAGCTTGTGCAAGTTCTGGGTTGGATGGAGTCGTACTTGGTGTGTTAGCGTCGAACGGAAGTATTGATATGCCAAAAATGCAGCAACTGGCTGACAAAGCGCACTCATTGAAGCTTGGAATTACGTTCCATAGAGCCATTGATCAAAGTTCTGATTACCAAACAGCATTAGAACAGGTCATCACACTTGGATGTGAAAGAATCCTGACATCAGGGCTCGCTGTTAATGTTGAGCAAGGCATCAATGTGCTCGCAGATATGGTCAAACAAGCCGATGGCAGAATCGATATCATGGCTGGCGCTGGCGTCAATGCAACGAATGCTAAGATGATTCAAAGTACCACCCAAGTACCTGCACTTCACCTTTCAGGTAAATCGACAAGACCGAGTCTAATGGAAAGCAACTCAAGCGCTCAAATGGGCAGTGATGATATTGATGATTATCAGATACCAGTAACTGATGCTAGCAAGATATCCAGTGTGAGAGCCGCTCTCATCGCTTAG
- a CDS encoding peroxiredoxin C, which translates to MVLVGRQAPDFTAAAVLGNGEIVDNFNFAEFTKGKKAVVFFYPLDFTFVCPSELIAFDNRLEDFQAKGVEVIGVSIDSQFSHNAWRNTAIADGGIGQVKYPLIADVKHEICKAYDVEHPEAGVAFRGSFLIDADGLVRHQVVNDLPLGRNIDEMLRMVDALNFHEKNGEVCPAQWEEGKAGMDASPTGVAAFLSEHADDLSK; encoded by the coding sequence ATGGTACTAGTAGGTCGTCAAGCCCCTGACTTTACTGCAGCAGCTGTTCTAGGTAACGGTGAGATCGTTGATAACTTCAACTTCGCAGAATTCACTAAAGGTAAGAAAGCTGTAGTTTTCTTCTACCCACTAGACTTCACTTTCGTTTGTCCTTCAGAGCTAATCGCTTTCGACAACCGTCTAGAAGATTTCCAAGCTAAAGGCGTTGAAGTAATCGGTGTTTCAATCGATTCTCAATTCTCTCACAACGCATGGCGTAACACTGCTATCGCTGATGGCGGTATCGGTCAAGTTAAGTACCCTCTAATTGCTGATGTTAAGCACGAGATCTGCAAAGCATACGATGTTGAGCACCCAGAAGCAGGCGTTGCTTTCCGTGGTTCTTTCCTAATCGACGCTGACGGCCTTGTACGTCACCAAGTAGTTAACGATCTTCCACTAGGTCGTAACATCGACGAAATGCTACGCATGGTAGACGCACTAAACTTCCACGAGAAGAACGGTGAAGTTTGTCCTGCACAATGGGAAGAAGGCAAAGCAGGTATGGACGCATCACCAACAGGTGTTGCTGCGTTCCTATCTGAGCACGCTGACGACCTAAGCAAGTAA
- a CDS encoding hydrogen peroxide-inducible genes activator, with protein MNKWPSLKQLHYLVTLHETRHFSDAADRCFVSQSTLSKGIQNLEELIGCPLYEKKDKKSPLVFTQAGELVVKHGRELLAKGQDLVELGNLCNGDAMQGQLRVGCIPTIAPFLLCDLVQEANHRFPQLNLLLREDTTTNLLAALRHGELDVLILALPVDIDNMESKVVGQDPFRMVISRNQADGIRVPIKYDDLPDESVFLLENEHCLTEHAVSACKLTDKEKINPFTATSLHTLVQMVANGLGTTFIPQMAIDHGLLENQNLVVIDPPGQQAYRDIGLVWRPSSSRLETFHQLADVVSELL; from the coding sequence ATGAATAAATGGCCAAGTCTTAAGCAGCTTCATTATCTTGTTACCCTTCACGAAACCCGTCACTTTAGCGACGCTGCGGATCGCTGTTTCGTCAGTCAATCTACGCTAAGTAAAGGCATTCAAAACCTCGAAGAGCTGATTGGTTGTCCTCTTTATGAGAAGAAAGATAAAAAGAGCCCATTGGTTTTCACTCAAGCGGGTGAGCTGGTGGTTAAGCACGGTCGAGAGCTATTGGCGAAAGGACAAGATCTGGTTGAGCTAGGAAATTTATGTAACGGGGATGCGATGCAAGGGCAGCTACGAGTAGGGTGTATTCCTACAATAGCGCCGTTCCTGTTGTGTGATTTGGTTCAAGAAGCCAATCATCGTTTTCCTCAGTTGAACTTACTGTTACGTGAAGACACGACGACTAACTTATTGGCTGCATTACGTCATGGTGAGTTAGATGTGTTGATTCTGGCTCTGCCTGTCGATATCGACAACATGGAGAGTAAAGTTGTCGGGCAAGACCCGTTCAGAATGGTGATCAGTCGTAATCAAGCAGATGGCATTCGTGTTCCGATTAAATACGATGACTTGCCAGATGAGTCTGTATTTTTGCTGGAGAACGAGCACTGCTTAACCGAGCACGCGGTATCAGCTTGTAAGTTAACGGATAAAGAGAAGATAAACCCGTTTACAGCGACGAGCCTTCACACATTGGTGCAAATGGTGGCCAATGGTTTAGGAACCACCTTTATTCCGCAGATGGCTATCGATCACGGCTTGCTGGAAAATCAAAACCTAGTGGTGATCGATCCTCCAGGCCAACAGGCATACCGAGACATTGGTCTGGTGTGGCGACCAAGTTCGTCGCGTCTCGAAACCTTTCACCAGTTAGCGGATGTGGTGTCTGAGCTGCTTTAA